CAAGTAGGCAGGAGTCATTGTGCCCGCTAAGTCGACGTCTATGTCGCGGGCCTCGCAAGCTGACCACCAATCCTACTTGATGTCGCTGTCGCCGGCACATTCCTGTGTCAATTTTCATGCAGCGTCGCCAATAGTATCGATCACGCTCCGCGTGATCAAATCTGATTACATCGTACCGATCATGCTCCGCCGTGACGCACCTTTCCTAACTACTCATCGTACCCGTCAGGCTCCGTCGTGACGCACCGATGTCCCATCCCACCAAACCAACGCCCGGCATCACGGGGACCGTGATGGGTACAATTTGAGCAACCCAAAAGTACCTGTCGCGCTCCGCCGTGACGCAGCAGTGTCCCATCCCACCAAACCAACGCCCGGCATCACGGGGACCGTGATGGGCACAATTTGAGCAACCCAAAAGTACCTGTCGCGCTCCGTCGTGACGCACCGGTTTCCCATCCCACCAAACCGACGCCCGGCATCACGGGGACCGTGATGGGTACAATTTGAGCAACCCCAAAGTACCCGTCACGCTGCGTCGTGACGCACAACATCGCGATCGCAACCGTCCCAAATGAGATGGGATATTTCGGATCACTGCTCAAGTCGTTTTCGAAGTGTTTCCATCGAAATACCGCTGGGGACCGTCGCGTTAAGATCACTTTCATTTGGCGCATCGAGCGACTGCACGATAAACGCTCCGATTTGACAGAACTCTTTCAAGTACGGTGCGGCACCGAGCACATCACCTAGTGGCTTGTAGTGTTCCAGCGTCGTGTCATCATCCAAGCTTGCGATAAAGCTGACGATACCTTCTGGCTTGCGAGCAAGTCCGAATATTCGTTCCATCGCCTGTTGGTGCGTCTCGTCGCCTTCTGAATTATCGAGTGTGCTGCAGAGTTGGTCAGTGGCATCAACTGGGTTTAACGAGTCAATTTGTGAATCTTGGATCGCTTCAGCCATTTTTACCGTCAGGTCGATGACGACCGAAATGCCATTGACCACATCTCGGGACTGCGGAAGCATCGCTTTGAGCGTCTCTTCGACAATGCCTTTGATGGGATAGATGAGCGATCGAAGCTGAGGCTTCGCGTAAGCGTCTTGGGTTAAAAGAAGATCGTGAACGCCATTGGGTGTCCGAATCACGATGGACGGCTTTTCGACAGTTCCTTCAGACAAGACGGGCTGTAATTTTGGACGCTGCTGTTGCGAGGACTTGATGTACATCGGCAAGCTTGCTGCCCGTCTCGGTCAATATGGTTTGGGACGCTTCGCCACGATTTATATTGGGGCCGTCATCTGATGTCAAATTTTTGTCGATGTGTTTCGTTTGTTCGCTAAGCCGCTTTATGAACTGAGTTGTGAACGATGTTTTGCTTTGACTGGAACGATGAAGCGTAACTCGCAAGGCAAAGATACGATGCGAGTTTAGAAGGCTATTAAGTTTGACCGGTTGTATCGGCTTGGTGGAAACAACCTGACTCGGGCTGCTTCACGCCAGATCGGTTTGATCGTCGCGTCCACGTCTGGACATGTGGTGGGGAGTCCCGTTTGATTTGGTCAACGGAAGCGTGCTGTGATCATGGAGATGCAAAAATGGTATTTGTCCATCCTTCAACTCTGCGTCAACGACTTCTCAAGTGATAGCGGTCGAATCAAGAGGTAGTTGCGAAGTCTTGTTCAATCGAACTTCTTCGGCTTCGGTGAGTTGTGAGTTTCGGCAAGTTGCGATTGATGTCGAAATAAGTAGGTCGAACAACGGCTGGTCTCGCAATGCACGAGAACTCGGTTGCTGGAGTAGTTCACCTGCCTGGTTTTCAGGATCGTCCATTTGTCCTCTCCTTTCTGGGTGGGGCAAGTGGATTAAATTGCCAACATCGGCTCTCGGCAATCCCGGAAGCGATGTGACCCGAACCTGAACCTGAGTCGTTGTGGTCGCTATCGCACGACTGTGCGGAACGACGTTACCTACAGCCGAACCATTGGGGGAATCTGCACCGCAACAGTGCGTGGGAAATTTACCTACAAAATTCTGAGCTTTTCACTCGCCAAATGGCCACTACCAGTACAAGAATGAAGCATGCTTGCCCCCTTTCAAAAAGCTTCGGATTTAGCGATGTACCTGTATTTCATCCAACGCTGCTTTGCGTGTCATCGATCCTGTAGGATTCTGTTTGAGCAACTCGGAACCTCGGTCGAGTGTCACCATTGCAAGGAAAAAATGAATGCCGAACTGAAAACGCCGCAGGATTCGGACACGAGCAACCGTTCGTGGTTGTAGGCTGCGAACGTCTGCCTGAGCGGGCAAGGTAAGTTTCTCTTTGTGTTGGCCCAAGGCGAGAGAACTTCTGCTGTGCATCGTTGTGGAACTAGCTGCTTTGAAGTCAGTGTTGCATTGGATCCGCTTACTTAGGGGCGGCAGTCAGTAGCTGACGAACGTGGAGTAAATCGCAGTTGCGATCAGCTTACTGGTGCTGACGTCCAGCTCGTGAAGGCAAGAAAAACTGCAGGATTAGACAGGCAAGCGAAATGTGGATTTCACAACGCGATGTCGTACTGCGTGAAGTTAGGGAATTGCGTCTGACACTGAGCTAATACGCGTTTCAGTGGGCTCTGAAAAGCAGAGACATGTGTGCTTCAATATGCGTCGGGACGCATCTACATCGATCTGTTGCTACAATTTGATGAGCGTTTTTTTGTCGAATTGGTAGCAGCACTCGTTCTCTGTAACCTCTTCATTTTTGAGTGTGACCTACGACACCTTCAACGGACCGGCGGAATGTTGCAGAAAATGAAATGTTGTTTGCTCACTTTCATGTGCCTCTTCGCCTGCGTCTCGTGGGCCGATGCGGATGAATCGGAAAAACCAAGCCTGGGTGTATCGGTCACTGAGGATCGACTCGCAAATCTTGAACAGAATTCCGATGTGCATCCGCTCATCGTGATGCGGCTCTTAAAATTCAAGAGCGATGATGGCCTGAAGCACTACGAAGAGTTTCTCGATTCGTATTCACCGTTGCTACGAGAATTGGGTGGTGAACTCCTATTCTTGGGTAGCACCACTCCGTACAAGCTAAGCTATGAGTCATCTCATGAGTTGTTTGGATTGAAAGAGAACCCTTGGGATTTGCTTGCCATTGAACGGGTTCGCTCACGCAAAGATCTCCGAAAGCTCCGAGGCACGGAGGCCTACCAAAAAGCCGAAGCTGAGCTTGTATCCCATTTGACGGAATTCAACATTCATGCGCTAAACGGAACGCTTCGAGGAGGCGAGCGCCGCAGCTTGGCCGATACCGTGGTAGCACCGGAATTCCCGGATGGAGAAGAACTTTTCGAACTCAATCTTCTCCGATTTCGACCCGATGGTGGCGAAGATAAGTACTACGGCGAATACGCAAAGCATGTTCTGCCCATGATTCGTGACGTTGGGTCCAAGGTGATCTACGGTCTCAAGTCGGAACTGATGTTGGCCGGGACTGAGCGATACGATCGAGTTGTTCTAGTCATGTATCCATCAGAGAAGGCGTTTCATCAAATGGTGATGAGCGATGAGTATCAAGCGGTCTCACCTAATCGAGAGGATGCTTTGGAGGTAGGGCATCTGTTTGGATTCAAAAACGAAGGACGCCGCCTGAGGCGATTCCGAAATGCGCAACCATCAAACTAGCTTGAACTTTCGGTTCGGTTCGATGAATGCTTGGAATTGCGAGGGCTTGTACTCACTGACCGCTTTGGCCGTTCATCATTGGTGCCATTTTGCAAGTGCAGGACAACGCAGGTACCTCACTGGCAAAGCGAATTGCAGCAATGAAAGCAGGCTTGTTTCTGTGGTGACTCTCGTCTGACACAAGTTGGTCACACGGCATGGGATGCTGGCGAATGGATACGAAGGAAACGTTTTGGTCGTGGTTGATACCCGA
This genomic interval from Stieleria sp. JC731 contains the following:
- a CDS encoding DUF1330 domain-containing protein, producing the protein MLQYASGRIYIDLLLQFDERFFVELVAALVLCNLFIFECDLRHLQRTGGMLQKMKCCLLTFMCLFACVSWADADESEKPSLGVSVTEDRLANLEQNSDVHPLIVMRLLKFKSDDGLKHYEEFLDSYSPLLRELGGELLFLGSTTPYKLSYESSHELFGLKENPWDLLAIERVRSRKDLRKLRGTEAYQKAEAELVSHLTEFNIHALNGTLRGGERRSLADTVVAPEFPDGEELFELNLLRFRPDGGEDKYYGEYAKHVLPMIRDVGSKVIYGLKSELMLAGTERYDRVVLVMYPSEKAFHQMVMSDEYQAVSPNREDALEVGHLFGFKNEGRRLRRFRNAQPSN